The sequence TAGTGCGccttatgggagcggcggcgctgatcacaactctgattaaaacataaactagggatgattaaatgaccttcagaatgtaaccgattaaaaatgtattaaccgacaatgtatgttttgtataccatTTTCTCCAGAGctcatatatttactttaatactacaagagtgcgccccatttgacattgttttgtttggcggcgCCTTTTGTTGAATAACGACAGGCGGACAAGAGCAGCCGTTTCGAGCGAGagccttattgttttattaatctgTTCGTTTAAATTGTTTGTGCTTCATCAATTAATGTTTCACATAACTAATGTGCCGCTAGAATTGATCAAATAATACTTAAACTAAGAAAAAGATGTACGTTTTGTATCTTATCAATTATCAATCGTTTTAagtaaaatacagaaatgtgCAACCCTAATGTTACGACCAGGTCTTAGACGCAACAGGAAAGAGCGAGACCACTATCCAACTTtgcgtttttttaatttattttttatttggggcTGGGAGAACAGCTTCAGGAGCCGACAAgggcaaaatacaaaaaacaaaacacctctTACTTTTAAAAGGAAACTAACTAACCtaagcaaacaaaaaataaaatcaatatacACCATTCTTCCCTAACTCCCTATCTAACAAAAACagatgacaaaaagaaagaaaatgtcgtCAAACTCCCTACTTCCCTGCACAATATATACAAGTGTTACAAATAGGTTTGTGGAGAgtgacacacctacacacacacacagcagatacGAAACAAGCACAGAACACACAATTTCCCGCTATTGACGAGATACAAGACACGTCACGGatcaaaaataggtcagataaaagaataacatgtaatttaaatcataaatatttttacattaatttcaaacttttcaaaattgaaaattaaaaacattttatttatttattgtaaatgacctctcgcggcccacctgcagtaccttcgcggcccaccAGTGGGCCCCGGTCGGCACCTCCTTCGCCCTCAGGCGACGGCTCAGGAGAGAAATACCTGACGAACGTCTCTCAGACTCAgacctgctgctcctccagaactccttcacacacaggtgagcacgaATCATCTGTTTACTATAGATTGATATATACTTTAGTTATCGATaaattgtacatatatatatatataaatatatatatatatatatatgaatgatgCTGTTTGTGTGAATGAATCAGGTATATTCTACTGAATTTGCTTCATTATTTGTCACATTTTGCTCTGAATGAATTGAAACGCTTTAACGCAGCTACTGGAGTGAATGAGTGACCTGTAGGAGGAGTGACCTGTAGGAGAAGTGACCTGTAGGAGGAGTGACCTGTAGGAGAAGTGACCTGTAGGAGGAGTGACCTGTAGGAGAAGTGACCTGTAGGAGGAGTGACCTGTAGGAGGAGTGACCTGCAGGAGAAGTGACCTGTAGGAGAAGTGACCTGTAGGAGGAGTGACCTGTAGGAGAagtgacctgcaggaggagtGACCTGTCGGAGAAGTGACCTGAAGAAGTGACCTGTAGGAGGAGAGACCTGTAGGAGgagagacctgcaggaggagagaccTGCAGGAGAAGTGACCTGTAGGAGAAGTGACCTGAAGAAGTGACCTGTAGGAGGAGTGACCTGTAGGAGGAGTGACCTGAAGAAGTGACATGTAGGAGGAGTGACCTGTAAGAGGAGTGACCTGTAGGAGGAGTGATGTCGACCTGCATGAACAACACAATATGTTTAAATAGAGATCGAACGGATCGTCTGGGTGTGTTCAGgtatgtgtgttactcacaGCACACAGGTGTAGTGTTCAGGTGATCTGGGTCATGATGCCTTCAGGTTTTCATGAGATTCTATGAAAGAAAAGAGTGGAAACCAGAAGCCCTCCGAGCTGAACTCAAGCCCTCAGCCGAGCTCAGCGGCGGTTGGGCCTCCGGCTCGTGTTCTGCATTCCTGTGAAGTCTGCACACGCGGCTTCTCACCTGCTCATCCCACGCTGCAGGCGGCGCTCCGACAGGTCGCCCTTCGCCTCCTCATCATGTCCGCCGGCAGCAGAACTCTGGAGGATCTGAGGAGCCTCCTCACGTCCTGCCAAGGAGCCGATTCACAGCAGAGGGTGAAGTTCTACGACAGCTGGGCGGAGACCTACGAACAGGTGacagaagctccgcctcctcagcgACCTCAGCGGTCAATGTATGAAAGCAGATCATCTGCAGAGAAGAGCACTGTGTTCTCCTTCTGGTCCGGTACCACATTGTAGTGGACCAGGAGCTGTCTGCTGGACCTGAgacacgtcatgtgacctccacATGTGTTCCAACAGGACCACAGCATGATGGACTACAGGGCTCCACACCAGGcagtccacttcctgtttgagaaCTTCTCCGGGCATCCCGATGAAGTCCAGGTTCTTGATGTGGCCTGTGGGTCTGGATTAGTCGCTAACCTGGTAAGACCCAAAGGAGAACCTCAGTGATCCTGCGTGACTGGACCATGGCCTCGGTTTCATAATCAAAGGCAAAAcagtgaagaaaaataaaataaaacaccaaaTGTGCTGTTGAGAAAACGGGAAGCTTTAGTTCTGAGTGTTCTGGGTCGGTTCCTTTAAATATGACGAGGTGTGGAGAGACATGGTGTTTCATCAGAAGGTCCAATGTTATCACCACATATGGATATatctgtgtttatatgtgtggaCTCACCACCTGTGTATACATTTAAACCTTATTTTGGcagctgtgggtgtgtgtgtgggggtgtggggtatgggggtgtgtggaggtgtgtgtgtgtgggggggggtcagggaacggggtctaattggcctcatctgctggctgattggtaatcGGCTCGGGGGAAACCTACGGCTGACGGCTCGATACGTGTCTCACTGATCAATGAAGTGCATGTTGGAGGTGGACTTGTAGTCCAGAAGAGTCCAGACTCTTTAGGTCCTGCAAGAAGTGGCGATGAAGGTTCTTAAGGAGCTGCCGCGTCACATGACTAAACCATCCCGCTCGTGAGTGAGACACCGAACAGACGACTCTGTCTGACAGACGAGCGACAAACCATTTGGACCAGAGCCGCACGTTCTAGAAGCTCATCCCTTAAAACCAGGCAACGACTTCAGAGTTTACATAGTGATGATATAATCAGCACTGAATGCAAAGGTTTCTAatctgttcctcttcctcctcctcttcctcttcatagaTGGTTGAACTGGGTTTCCAGCACTTTTTGGGCGTGGACGGCAGTCGAGGCATGCTGGATCAAGCCGCTAAGACCGGCCTCTACAAGGAGCTCAAACTGGCCTTACTGGGAACAGAGCCACTTCCTGCTCAGCCtggtatgctaagctaacgctaCATGCACATACTGACGGATCTTATCACGGCTGGTTAGGGTTCGACTCCTCCGctcagacaggaggaggtgactcGTTAACGTAGTGTTCAGAACATTTGAGGCCTGAAGACATGACAGCATCACACAGGAAACACTCGCCACACTAAATGTGCTTCTGACTGGTTTAATGGGAGAGAACCAAACCCCCAACCATGGGGTGCAGGTAGAAGAGggatgtgtgtgttggggttcAGAGAAGTTCTCTCCTCTGGCTCCAGGTGTGTTTGACGTGGTGATGATCGTCGGCGCCCTACGAGACGGCTTCGTGCCGTTCTCCGTGGTCAGGGAGCTGTGCCTCGCCGCCGCACCAGGTACCCAGCTGTGTCCTCTGAAGCTCTGAAGCTCTTCTTCTCGGGTCGTTTGTTGGGCTTCTGGACATCGTTGACTTTCACTGGGCTTCAATGTCTTGGGTAGAATTGGACCAGATGGTCGATGCTCAGTCTGACAGTATGCAGACGATCCAGCGCCATCTGGTGGCTCCTCTGACAAGGCACTGAAGGTCGTCTGCGGCACTAATTCACTTTGTTGTTACTTCCTGGATTCTTCTgtatatgttgttgtttacttgtgtTCTCACTGAAGCTCTCCTGTCTAACCCCGTCTCATGTTGCATCCTGCAGGTGGATACGTCTGCATGTCCAGAAACGGCCTGGAATCGGAGTCTGGAAACCAGTACAAGGTTtctctggaggcggagctgcagctgatggaggaggagggtctctGGAGTCATGTGGCCACCAAAGAGACGGACCGGTACATGATCGACATGTACAGCAACTGTGACCATGTGCAGAAGGACAAGTACCTCCATGGGACCATGTACCTCTACAGGAAGTTCCTCCTGTAGTCCTTCTGGGCCGGGTCCACCTGGAGCAGGAAGTTCCTCCTGTAGTCCTTTTGGGCCGGGTCCAACTGGAGCAGGAAGTCCCTCCTGTAGTCCTTCTGGGCCGGGTCCACCTGGAGCAGGAAGTTCCTCCTGTAGTCCTTCTGGGCCCGGTCCACCTGGAGCAGGAAGTCCCTCCTGTAGTCCTTCTGGGCCGGTTCCACCTGGAGCAGGAAGTCCCTCCTGTAGTCCTTCTGGGCCGGGTCCACCTGGAGCAGGAAGTCCCTCCTGTAGTCCTTCTGGGCCTGGTCCACCTGGAGCAGGAAGTCCCTTCTGTAGTCCTTCTGGGCTGTGAAACTCAATAAATGAAGAacgtcattcaattcaattcaattcagtttatttgtatagcccaatttcacaaattacaaatttgtctcggagtgctttacaatctgtacacatagacatccctgccccaaaacctcacatcggaccaggaaaaactcccaaataacccttcagggggaaaaaaagggaagaaacctggaggagagcaacagaggaggatccctctcctaggatggacagatgcaatagatgtaatgtgtacagaaggacagatttagagttaaaatacattcaatgaatatgacagagtgtatgaatagttcatagtaggcatattccacgatggagacctccacgatccatcaggcagatggcggtggggaggaggagtgggcggagtctcaacaggacagtggcgtagtcatgagcaggaattccacgacccagacgatccatcaggcagataggatctatgccgcctcatagggtccgatgaccccatgagacgtaaagtcaaaggacttccggggagaaagcagagttagtaacgtgtgattgagagatgaaaattcatccttaaggagaaaaaaagaggagataggtactcagtgcatcctaaaacgtccccggcagctataagcctatagcagcatatcaaggggctggaccagggcaaacctgattcagccctaNNNNNNNNNNNNNNNNNNNNNNNNNNNNNNNNNNNNNNNNNNNNNNNNNNNNNNNNNNNNNNNNNNNNNNNNNNNNNNNNNNNNNNNNNNNNNNNNNNNNNNNNNNNNNNNNNNNNNNNNNNNNNNNNNNNNNNNNNNNNNNNNNNNNNNNNNNNNNNNNNNNNNNNNNNNNNNNNNNNNNNNNNNNNNNNNNNNNNNNNNNNNNNNNNNNNNNNNNNNNNNNNNNNNNNNNNNNNNNNNNNNNNNNNNNNNNNNNNNNNNNNNNNNNNNNNNNNNNNNNNNNNNNNNNNNNNNNNNNNNNNNNNNNNNNNNNNNNNNNNNNNNNNNNNNNNNNNNNNNNNNNNNNNNNNNNNNNNNNNNNNNNNNNNNNNNNNNNNNNNNNNNNNNNNNNNNNNNNNNNNNNNNNNNNNNNNNNNNNNNNNNNNNNNNNNNNNNNNNNNNNNNNNNNNNNNNNNNNNNNNNNNNNNNNNNNNNNNNNNNNNNNNNNNNNNNNNNNNNNNNNNNNNNNNNNNNNNNNNNNNNNNNNNNNNNNNNNNNNNNNNNNNNNNNNNNNNNNNNNNNNNNNNNNNNNNNNNNNNNNNNNNNNNNNNNNNNNNNNNNNNNNNNNNNNNNNNNNNNNNNNNNNNNNNNNNNNNNNNNNNNNNNNNNNNNNNNNNNNNNNNNNNNNNNNNNNNNNNNNNNNNNNNNNNNNNNNNNNNNNNNNNNNNNNNNNNNNNNNNNNNNNNNNNNNNNNNNNNNNNNNNNNNNNNNNNNNNNNNNNNNNNNNNNNNNNNNNNNNNNNNNNNNNNNNNNNNNNNNNNNNNNNNNNNNNNNNNNNNNNNNNNNNNNNNNNNNNNNNNNNNNNNNNNNNNNNNNNNNNNNNNNNNNNNNNNNNNNNNNNNNNNNNNNNNNNNNNNNNNNNNNNNNNNNNNNNNNNNNNNNNNNNNNNNNNNNNNNNNNNNNNNNNNNNNNNNNNNNNNNNNNNNNNNNNNNNNNNNNNNNNNNNNNNNNNNNNNNNNNNNNNNNNNNNNNNNNNNNNNNNNNNNNNNNNNNNNNNNNNNNNNNNNNNNNNNNNNNNNNNNNNNNNNNNNNNNNNNNNNNNNNNNNNNNNNNNNNNNNNNNNNNNNNNNNNNNNNNNNNNNNNNNNNNNNNNNNNNNNNNNNNNNNNNNNNNNNNNNNNNNNNNNNNNNNNNNNNNNNNNNNNNNNNNNNNNNNNNNNNNNNNNNNNNNNNNNNNNNNNNNNNNNNNNNNNNNNNNNNNNNNNNNNNNNNNNNNNNNNNNNNNNNNNNNNNNNNNNNNNNNNNNNNNNNNNNNNNNNNNNNNNNNNNNNNNNNNNNNNNNNNNNNNNNNNNNNNNNNNNNNNNNNNNNNNNNNNNNNNNNNNNNNNNNNNNNNNNNNNNNNNNNNNNNNNNNNNNNNNNNNNNNNNNNNNNNNNNNNNNNNNNNNNNNNNNNNNNNNNNNNNNNNNNNNNNNNNNNNNNNNNNNNNNNNNNNNNNNNNNNNNNNNNNNNNNNNNNNNNNNNNNNNNNNNNNNNNNNNNNNNNNNNNNNNNNNNNNNNNNNNNNNNNNNNNNNNNNNNNNNNNNNNNNNNNNNNNNNNNNNNNNNNNNNNNNNNNNNNNNNNNNNNNNNNNNNNNNNNNNNNNNNNNNNNNNNNNNNNNNNNNNNNNNNNNNNNNNNNNNNNNNNNNNNNNNNNNNNNNNNNNNNNNNNNNNNNNNNNNNNNNNNNNNNNNNNNNNNNNNNNNNNNNNNNNNNNNNNNNNNNNNNNNNNNNNNNNNNNNNNNNNNNNNNNNNNNNNNNNNNNNNNNNNNNNNNNNNNNNNNNNNNNNNNNNNNNNNNNNNNNNNNNNNNNNNNNNNNNNNNNNNNNNNNNNNNNNNNNNNNNNNNNNNNNNNNNNNNNNNNNNNNNNNNNNNNNNNNNNNNNNNNNNNNNNNNNNNNNNNNNNNNNNNNNNNNNNNNNNNNNNNNNNNNNNNNNNNNNNNNNNNNNNNNNNNNNNNNNNNNNNNNNNNNNNNNNNNNNNNNCAGGTAGAGTGGTtttagcttcacaggccctggtgcaggtaagtgtctagcttcacaggcctgatgcggGTAGaggtgtgtctggcttcacaggccctgatgcaggtagaggtgtgCCAACTTGCAGGCCCTGTTGGGTAgaggtgtctagcttcacaggccctggtgcaggtaagtgtgtctggcttcacaggccctgatcgggtagaggtgtgtcctggcttcacaggccctgatgcaggtagagtgtgtctgcttcacaggccctgattgCAGgtaagtgtgtctagcttcacaggcctggtgcAGAGTAGAGTGTGTCTGGCCACAGGCTGATGGTGCACTGAGTAGAGTGTCACAACTACaggcctgatggtgcaggtagagtgtgtcctTCACaggctgatggtgcaggtaggtgtgtctggcttcacaggcctgatgggTGTGGTGGGGGTGTGTAGCTTCTACAGACGCTGGCTttacagttgggaagcatttcagcagcAGTCAACGTGATCCGTCTCCCGCCACAGCTGTTTgcctgctgtcatgcgcttgagatgacgatcctcttcatcagatgaactggacctggcgGCATCACGCATACCGCTGGGAGGGTTCttcttgatgtagtccattcacaagtaaagtgagagtattacaatTTGATAGAattaacacttcctaacatgtcatgaagCCCCAACCGCCCTAAAGTTTTGacacaaaatagtttgtttaatTGGAggatttatacatttagtttcatgcactgtccgatGCATCCAAATTGATTTGTGAATaacacttgtatctctgtagttaaacacaacaacagtcccaaatcaatataaaTCATACATTACTgaaccgtcactcttataatattaatacaaataattataatactgtaatgattagcatttaTATTATAGCTAAAACGATCAAATCAGCAATTCCACAACTGTAACACTTctagctcattaactcgctgaGATCCGTCACTCCTCACGCTGGTGTCTCATTTAGTGGCGGTAATGGCaattagcctaacgtacaacatgcatTAGGACAATctagacacctgcctcccctctcaccaaagatataacttactccaatcctgaggacccAACACTGCTacagatatcttaacaggtttatgatgactaaacattaacgttgcggctcataatgagattaatcttaatttacctcaatgtgtttcctatgaggttggtgagttgttgaaggcttCATATCTCTGTAGCTTTcgggtcggcataagaggcacttcatccgcagggaagaaactttcacccgacaaaagaaaagattcgcccaaatatggccacggacgttgatcttggtccccgtggttaccgttgagtagcttccattgctgctccacatgaaatgagtattatctgtagccgctcggcTCGcttagcatcctgggcatcactggcaGTAGAAAAACACGccgcaaggaccactgatccccaacctggtgctcgtgcaaGGGAAcaggtgcgctgcggcgtgttccacaacagtcctcgatgtttctcatgattatttttttccggcATATctagtaacgatactgtttcaggggaaatgtatcggagtaaaagtacaagttttcattgcaaaatggagtgaagtaaaagtaaaagtaaacagaaatataagtagtaaaataaagtacagatacccaaaaaaactacttaagtaaagtaacgaagtacttctacttcgttactatacaccactgattGTACTTCtctcagtggcgggccgtccggGCCTTCTAAGCCTTCTCTGAAGCCGATCTGagctattttataataaatacatttaaaaatgtaaaaatcatGGGGACCTTATTGTTGATTGACATCATCTTCAACCAATCATATCGCTAGTTTGACATACTGGGTGTATTTCTTGAGGTCTTTGGCCTTCTGGAAGCTCATGAGCTGTACTCATTGTGTTCAAGTTATTCAGGTGCTCTGCAACATCCACCACGAATGCAAGGTCCTGCATCCGTTCTTTGGACTGAAATTCTAAAACTGGTTTGCCCTTTTTTTCCATGAACTGTTCAATTTCCTCTCTTTAATTCAAAGACACGCCTCAGCACAGCAGCTCGGCCTCACCATCGTACCTCGGTGTGGGACGGCAGCCCATAGCTGTGGTCTTTCTCTCTGAAGGAAGTCAACCTGGCGGTGATTCAGGCCCTGATCGGATGACATCAACAGTCTGGACGACCACCTTCATGACGTTTTCCATCGTTAATGACTTGCAACACAAAGCCTCCTGATGCAAAGTGCAGGGAGAAGTCCCAAAATCACATCCTCCATTTGCAGTCTGCACTTCTTTTCTGAACTGTGTCACAACTCCTGCTTTTCCCCCGATCATTGAGGGCGCACCATCTGTCGCCATGGTGACAGCGCTGGGGCCAGTCCACTCCCGACTCCGGTCCAGGGCGCCCGGACGAGAGCGGTGAAAATATCAGCTGCTGTTCCTAGAAATGGTAGAGGAATATATCATATTTGCTACACCTCCAAATACAATGTTgagtcattaaatacataaatattgtCCTGGTTT comes from Pseudoliparis swirei isolate HS2019 ecotype Mariana Trench unplaced genomic scaffold, NWPU_hadal_v1 hadal_56, whole genome shotgun sequence and encodes:
- the LOC130191421 gene encoding methyltransferase-like protein 27; protein product: MSAGSRTLEDLRSLLTSCQGADSQQRVKFYDSWAETYEQDHSMMDYRAPHQAVHFLFENFSGHPDEVQVLDVACGSGLVANLMVELGFQHFLGVDGSRGMLDQAAKTGLYKELKLALLGTEPLPAQPGVFDVVMIVGALRDGFVPFSVVRELCLAAAPGGYVCMSRNGLESESGNQYKVSLEAELQLMEEEGLWSHVATKETDRYMIDMYSNCDHVQKDKYLHGTMYLYRKFLL